Below is a genomic region from Methanosphaera sp. ISO3-F5.
CAGGAATATCAATGTGTTCTCTGATACCGAAGGATACGTTACCTTCTTTATCAAATTGAGAAGCTTTGATTCTGTTTTCTAATCCAGCTAATACCATAGATATGATTTTTTCAGCTTTTTCTCCTCTTAAAGTAACTTTACATGCAATTGGTTGTTTTTTACGAATACCAAATTCAGGGTTTGTTACTTTTGAGTATGTTCTTACAGGTGTTTGATCTACAAGAGTTTCAATTAATTTTTCTGCTCTTGTTAATTTTTCCCCACCTTCACCAACACCAATGTTGATGGTTGCTTTTGCTATGTAAGGTTTTTCCATCACATTCATATTAGTCATCTCCTAATAATGATATGACAGGTTTATCTGTACCTACAACAAATACATATTTTGCTAAGGTTAAGAATGAACCTTCTTCTGTTGCAATTAATACTGTGTTTGATTTTGAAGATTTTGTGATGTTAATTTCTTCGATTTTACCGATTTCACCAGTGTGTTTACCACCAGTAATTAATGCTAATGAACCTACTTCAAATTTTATTGAATCTGAAATATTTTGTTCTGGTACATTTAATAATAATACATCACTTGTTTTGTAATCATCTTCTTCGATGATAACGTTTCTACCATCATGTAAGTTTAATTGAGTTTTTCCACCTTTGATTGTGGTTTTGTTTTCAATGCTTACTAATTTGAATGATGCATCTTTTTCTTCAATTTCGTTTAGTACTAATCTTCCTTTATAGTCAGGTATTAAACGGTAGTATTTGTTTAGTTTAGGAATGGAAATAACATCCATGAAACCTACAGGGAATCTGTGGTCTTTTCTTGCTGTTCCATCTACTAATACATCACCATTGTTTAAGATAATTTTTGCTTCACGTGCATTTTCTGCTACGTTTAAGATATCTCTTAATACCATTACTAAAGGTAATGATTTATCTAAAGCATGTGGCCCTGCACTTGTTTTTGTTGTCCATTTTTCTTCTTTTTTGTGTATAGGCCAGGTTTTTGGTGCTTTAAATCTTTTTAAGTGTTTTCTTGATCCCATATTTGCCATGATTATACCTTCCTATTTAATGCACTGTTTCTTCTTTCATCATCTAAATAAATATCTGTAATTACTAAGTTTGATGGGTGAATTGGTTGGTATAATTTTGTACCGTCTTGTTTTTGGCTTGAAGCACCGTCAACAAGTACACGGTAATTTTTAAGATCTACACCTTCAACTATTCCTTCAGTTCCTTTAAAGTCACCACGTACGATTTCAACTTCATCTCCTTTTCTTACAGGGAATGATCTTCTGTTGAATTCTTTTCTTAAATCATCAGATAAGTGTACGCTCATTGAGTTGTGACGTTTATGTAGTGGAGCTGTATATAACGCTTTACGTTGTTTTCTTGGTTGTTTTGACATACTTTTTCACCCTTATACGATTATACTTGCAGCACTACCTATTGCAGGCCAAAGATCTGCAGCTTCTTTTGCTATTGGTCCTCTGATTTCTGAACCTTTGAGTACACCATCTTCTGTTATGATTACAGCTGCGTTGTCTTCAAATTTAACTCTGAGACCATCTGCACGTCTGTATTCTTTTTTCTGGCGAACTACAACTGCTGTTGTAACTTCTCTTCTCATGTCAGCTGTTCCTTTTTTAACGGAAATTACTACCATGTCACCTACACCTGCAGATGCAAGTCTTCTTCTAACACCTTTAAATCCTTTTACAGAAATTATTTCTACTTCTCTTGCTCCAGTATTGTCTACACATTTAAGTCTAGCACCAATAGGAAGTGATTTGGAGACTTTTGATGTAATTGCTTTCATTTTATCTATTCTCCTTCTTTAACTTCTACTAGCACGAAATGTTTAGTTTTACTAAGTTGTCTGCATTCTGCTATTTTTACAGAATCTCCAACTTTTACATCAATACAATCTGGTTTGTGTGCTTGTATTTTTGAATTTCTTTTTTCGTATCTTTCGTATTTTTTAATAAACTTATAGAAACTTCTTTCTACAGTTATTGTACGATCTGCCTTATCACTTGTAACTGTTCCTTCTATAACTTGACCTCTTACAGAGAGTTCACCGTGAAATGGACAGTTAGGATCGTGACATTCGTTTTCTGGTTCTTTAACATTAATGCCTACCATTGTTTCACCTAATTTTTTTAAATTTCTTTTTTATCCGGTCTTCAGGGCGGGCTAAAATAACTTTCCCATCAATTGAAACTTTATCACCATTTGGTAATGTAAACAATAATGTTACATTCTCTTTTGGGATAATTTTCTCATCTTCCCCCGTATCTATTTTAATAGTATTACGAGTTTCATCAATAATTATTCCATGTATTCCAATTAATCCTTCATGATTACTGTCAATTACTTCAACAGTTAATCCAATAAATTCATGTCGAAATACGTTTTGTGGAGTTATCATAATAAAACTTCACATAAATGAATTTTTATTCCCTGTTCAATATTGTAATAATATTGAATTATCATCTGAATCTTCTAGATTAATCTATTTAATTTCTATAGTATCTGAGGAAAAACCCATACCTGCTAATACTTCTTTAACTTTACGTTTATGGTCTCCTTGTAATTCAATTTGACCTTTTTTAGCAGTTCCACCACAAGCACATTTTGACTTAAGAGTCTTAGTTAATTCACGTATATCTATATCGTGTTCATCGATACC
It encodes:
- a CDS encoding 50S ribosomal protein L5 produces the protein MNVMEKPYIAKATINIGVGEGGEKLTRAEKLIETLVDQTPVRTYSKVTNPEFGIRKKQPIACKVTLRGEKAEKIISMVLAGLENRIKASQFDKEGNVSFGIREHIDIPGVRYDPDIGIFGMDVSVTFQKPGHRIKERRIRPKKIPKAQRVTKEESMELMKEKFQVTIE
- a CDS encoding 30S ribosomal protein S4e — its product is MANMGSRKHLKRFKAPKTWPIHKKEEKWTTKTSAGPHALDKSLPLVMVLRDILNVAENAREAKIILNNGDVLVDGTARKDHRFPVGFMDVISIPKLNKYYRLIPDYKGRLVLNEIEEKDASFKLVSIENKTTIKGGKTQLNLHDGRNVIIEEDDYKTSDVLLLNVPEQNISDSIKFEVGSLALITGGKHTGEIGKIEEINITKSSKSNTVLIATEEGSFLTLAKYVFVVGTDKPVISLLGDD
- the rplX gene encoding 50S ribosomal protein L24 — protein: MSKQPRKQRKALYTAPLHKRHNSMSVHLSDDLRKEFNRRSFPVRKGDEVEIVRGDFKGTEGIVEGVDLKNYRVLVDGASSQKQDGTKLYQPIHPSNLVITDIYLDDERRNSALNRKV
- the rpl14p gene encoding 50S ribosomal protein L14 encodes the protein MKAITSKVSKSLPIGARLKCVDNTGAREVEIISVKGFKGVRRRLASAGVGDMVVISVKKGTADMRREVTTAVVVRQKKEYRRADGLRVKFEDNAAVIITEDGVLKGSEIRGPIAKEAADLWPAIGSAASIIV
- a CDS encoding 30S ribosomal protein S17 yields the protein MVGINVKEPENECHDPNCPFHGELSVRGQVIEGTVTSDKADRTITVERSFYKFIKKYERYEKRNSKIQAHKPDCIDVKVGDSVKIAECRQLSKTKHFVLVEVKEGE
- the rnp1 gene encoding ribonuclease P protein component 1, producing the protein MITPQNVFRHEFIGLTVEVIDSNHEGLIGIHGIIIDETRNTIKIDTGEDEKIIPKENVTLLFTLPNGDKVSIDGKVILARPEDRIKKKFKKIR
- the yciH gene encoding stress response translation initiation inhibitor YciH; protein product: MKICEICGLPEDLCVCEEIAREVQKVKVYTVRRRFGKLMTIVEGIDEHDIDIRELTKTLKSKCACGGTAKKGQIELQGDHKRKVKEVLAGMGFSSDTIEIK